Proteins encoded together in one Alteribacter keqinensis window:
- a CDS encoding redoxin domain-containing protein, whose protein sequence is MKLRSPMPELEGATEWLNGQLTKDELVGEKPTLIHFWSISCHLCKEAMPEVNAFRDKYKNELNVMSVHMPRSEKDLDIDEIKKVAAEHDITQPTFVDSEHKLTDAFENQYVPSYYVFDAEGQLRHFQAGGGGMKMLTKRVNRVLGVKE, encoded by the coding sequence ATGAAATTACGTTCACCAATGCCTGAGCTTGAAGGCGCAACAGAATGGTTAAACGGACAGCTTACGAAGGATGAACTGGTAGGGGAGAAGCCGACTCTGATTCACTTCTGGTCAATCAGCTGTCACTTGTGTAAAGAAGCAATGCCTGAGGTTAATGCTTTCCGTGATAAGTATAAGAATGAACTGAATGTTATGAGCGTTCATATGCCTCGTTCAGAAAAGGATCTCGATATCGATGAGATCAAGAAAGTGGCAGCAGAGCACGACATTACTCAGCCGACGTTCGTTGACAGCGAGCATAAACTGACTGATGCCTTTGAAAATCAATACGTACCAAGCTACTACGTATTTGACGCAGAAGGGCAGCTGCGCCACTTCCAGGCCGGCGGCGGCGGCATGAAGATGCTAACTAAACGCGTAAACCGTGTTCTTGGTGTAAAAGAATAG
- a CDS encoding peroxiredoxin, which translates to MSDKRMVAKQAPRFEMDAVLSNKEFGKVSLEQNMKEDKWTVLYFYPMDFTFVCPTEITALSDRYDEFEDLDAEVIGVSTDTVHTHLAWIKTDRDENGLGDLKYPLAADTNHQVSRDYGVLIEDEGVALRGLFIISPEGELMYSVVNHNNIGRDVDETLRVLQALQTGGLCPANWKPGQETLKV; encoded by the coding sequence ATGTCAGACAAGCGTATGGTAGCAAAACAAGCACCACGATTTGAAATGGATGCCGTTCTTTCCAACAAAGAATTCGGTAAAGTAAGCCTTGAGCAGAACATGAAAGAAGACAAGTGGACAGTTCTTTATTTTTATCCAATGGACTTCACTTTTGTCTGCCCAACTGAAATTACAGCTCTAAGTGACCGTTACGATGAGTTTGAAGACTTAGATGCAGAAGTGATCGGTGTATCTACTGACACAGTTCACACTCACCTTGCATGGATCAAGACAGATCGTGACGAAAATGGTCTTGGCGATCTAAAATACCCACTTGCTGCGGATACAAACCACCAGGTTTCCCGCGACTACGGTGTACTAATCGAAGACGAAGGTGTTGCTCTTCGCGGATTGTTCATCATCAGCCCAGAAGGTGAACTTATGTATTCTGTTGTTAACCACAACAACATCGGCCGTGACGTAGACGAAACTCTTCGTGTACTTCAAGCACTTCAAACTGGCGGACTTTGCCCTGCAAACTGGAAGCCGGGACAAGAAACACTAAAGGTGTAA
- a CDS encoding mechanosensitive ion channel family protein, with protein MNDWLSSFTWEALLLAAALLILQLVGIFVVYLIVRAVGRRIISSSFDRMSKQRNMTPGRTKTLEKLSLNIFSYVLLFVFITIIIGLFDYDVTALIAGAGIVGLAIGFGAQGLVSDVVTGFFLLLEKQVEVDEYVTIAGIDGVVEEVGLRTTRIRGFDGTVHYIPNREIGSLSNHTRGNMRALVDIGISYDDNIDHAMKVIQDVCDRIAAEDETVVEGPNVLGVQSLDDSDVVIRVIAKTINMEQWGLERKLRKSIKEALDANGIDIPFPHQVYIQKEEK; from the coding sequence ATGAACGATTGGCTGAGTTCCTTCACCTGGGAAGCACTTTTACTAGCAGCTGCACTATTAATCCTGCAGTTGGTTGGTATATTTGTCGTATATCTGATTGTCCGTGCCGTCGGCCGCCGCATTATTTCATCCAGCTTTGACCGGATGAGCAAGCAGCGCAATATGACACCCGGACGAACAAAAACCCTTGAAAAGTTATCCTTGAACATTTTTTCCTATGTATTGCTCTTTGTTTTCATCACCATTATTATCGGCCTGTTTGACTACGATGTGACTGCTCTTATAGCCGGTGCTGGTATCGTCGGTCTTGCCATCGGTTTCGGTGCCCAAGGCCTTGTAAGCGATGTTGTAACAGGCTTCTTCCTCCTTCTCGAAAAGCAGGTTGAAGTAGATGAATACGTCACAATCGCAGGGATTGACGGCGTAGTCGAAGAAGTTGGTCTCCGGACAACAAGAATCCGCGGCTTTGATGGAACTGTTCATTACATTCCTAACCGGGAAATCGGCTCACTAAGCAATCACACCAGGGGCAATATGCGCGCTCTCGTGGACATCGGCATCAGCTACGATGATAACATTGACCACGCCATGAAGGTTATTCAGGACGTGTGTGACCGCATTGCAGCTGAAGATGAAACCGTCGTTGAAGGTCCGAACGTATTAGGTGTCCAAAGCCTTGATGACAGTGACGTCGTGATTCGTGTAATTGCCAAAACAATCAACATGGAGCAGTGGGGCCTTGAAAGAAAGCTGAGAAAATCAATTAAAGAAGCCCTGGATGCGAATGGAATCGACATCCCATTCCCTCATCAGGTTTATATTCAAAAAGAAGAGAAATAA
- a CDS encoding YkuS family protein, giving the protein MARVGVEQSLSDIQEALQQQGHEVVQLQQQGDEEGCDCCVISGQDQNMMGMQDTQNQGSVINCHGMTADEVCQQVDQRVQQQ; this is encoded by the coding sequence ATGGCTCGAGTAGGAGTAGAACAGTCATTATCGGATATTCAAGAGGCGCTTCAGCAGCAAGGACATGAAGTGGTACAGCTTCAGCAGCAAGGTGATGAAGAAGGGTGTGACTGTTGCGTAATCAGCGGGCAGGACCAGAATATGATGGGTATGCAGGATACGCAAAACCAGGGTTCTGTTATTAACTGTCATGGTATGACTGCAGATGAAGTTTGTCAGCAGGTTGACCAGCGCGTCCAGCAACAATAG
- a CDS encoding N-acetyldiaminopimelate deacetylase produces MQTDRLIEIRRDLHRIPEPGFQEVKTQQYIKKTIEEFPQDNIEIKPWRTGLLVRVTGSAPEKTYGYRADIDGLPIPEETGAAYQSSHKGFMHACGHDFHMTIALGVLAHFAAKQPKDNLLFIFQPAEEGPGGAQPLLESEEFRAWKPDEMMALHIAPEYPVGTVATKPGLLFANTSELFIDLKGKGGHAALPHLANDMVVACSQLVTQFQTIVARNVAPLDSAVVTVGKISSGTKQNIIAEHARLEGTIRTLSIESMDVVKKRIESLVSGIETGFDCAASINYGANYCQVYNNHASAERFMAFTRKRENSVLVECEKAMTGEDFGYFLEEIPGLMFWLGVNSPSGLHSSTLDAKEEAIPFAVQLLIDYLEDVQKK; encoded by the coding sequence ATGCAAACGGACCGACTGATTGAAATCCGCCGGGATCTGCACAGGATCCCGGAGCCCGGGTTTCAAGAAGTTAAAACACAGCAGTACATAAAAAAGACAATTGAAGAATTTCCTCAGGACAATATTGAAATCAAGCCTTGGCGCACAGGGCTTCTTGTTCGTGTAACGGGAAGCGCACCCGAAAAAACCTACGGTTACAGAGCGGACATCGATGGTCTGCCAATTCCCGAAGAAACGGGTGCGGCGTATCAGTCAAGCCATAAAGGGTTTATGCACGCATGCGGACACGATTTTCATATGACCATCGCTCTCGGTGTGCTTGCCCACTTTGCAGCTAAACAGCCAAAAGACAATCTTCTGTTTATTTTTCAGCCGGCAGAAGAAGGTCCTGGCGGTGCCCAGCCACTGCTGGAATCAGAGGAATTCCGTGCCTGGAAGCCTGATGAAATGATGGCTCTTCATATTGCGCCAGAGTATCCTGTAGGAACGGTTGCAACAAAGCCTGGCCTTCTGTTTGCTAATACGAGCGAGCTTTTTATTGATTTGAAAGGGAAAGGCGGCCACGCAGCACTTCCCCATCTTGCGAATGATATGGTCGTTGCGTGCAGTCAGCTTGTTACCCAGTTCCAGACGATTGTGGCCCGTAACGTAGCACCTCTGGATTCCGCAGTGGTAACAGTTGGGAAAATAAGCAGCGGGACGAAGCAGAACATTATTGCGGAACACGCACGGCTTGAAGGCACGATCCGTACGCTGTCCATAGAGTCGATGGACGTGGTAAAAAAGCGCATCGAATCTCTTGTTTCAGGGATTGAAACAGGTTTTGACTGTGCAGCTTCCATTAATTATGGTGCAAATTACTGCCAGGTGTATAATAATCATGCCAGTGCCGAGCGTTTTATGGCTTTTACCCGCAAGCGGGAGAACTCGGTGCTTGTGGAATGTGAAAAAGCCATGACCGGCGAGGATTTCGGCTACTTTTTAGAAGAAATTCCTGGTCTCATGTTCTGGCTTGGAGTAAACAGCCCGAGCGGACTTCATTCTTCAACTTTGGATGCAAAAGAAGAAGCGATTCCTTTTGCCGTCCAGCTTCTTATCGATTATTTGGAAGATGTGCAGAAGAAATAG
- the dapD gene encoding 2,3,4,5-tetrahydropyridine-2,6-dicarboxylate N-acetyltransferase produces the protein MKMMDANEIIQFISNAEKSTPVKVHIKGSDLENVDFGANTKSFIQGNTGVLFGEWKDIKKALETNESKIEDFVVENDRRNSAIPLLDMKNIKARIEPGAIIRDQVEIGDGAVIMMGASINIGSVVGEGTMIDMNVVLGGRATVGKNCHIGAGSVLAGVIEPPSAKPVVVEDGVVVGANAVILEGVTVGEGAVVAAGAIVTEDVPPNTVVAGTPARVIKEIDEKTKGKTEIKQELRKLNDE, from the coding sequence ATGAAAATGATGGATGCAAATGAGATCATTCAATTTATTTCAAATGCAGAAAAGTCAACGCCGGTAAAAGTACATATCAAGGGTTCAGACCTTGAAAATGTTGACTTTGGTGCAAATACAAAGTCATTTATCCAAGGAAACACAGGTGTACTTTTCGGTGAGTGGAAAGACATTAAAAAAGCCCTTGAAACAAATGAAAGCAAAATTGAAGACTTCGTAGTGGAAAACGACCGCAGAAACTCTGCGATTCCACTTCTCGATATGAAAAACATCAAAGCCCGCATTGAGCCGGGTGCTATTATCCGTGACCAGGTGGAAATCGGTGACGGTGCGGTAATCATGATGGGTGCTTCCATCAACATTGGTTCTGTTGTCGGTGAAGGCACGATGATCGACATGAACGTTGTTCTTGGCGGCCGGGCAACAGTCGGTAAAAACTGTCACATCGGTGCAGGGTCCGTTCTTGCAGGCGTTATCGAGCCACCATCTGCTAAGCCTGTCGTTGTAGAAGACGGTGTAGTTGTCGGTGCGAACGCTGTAATTCTTGAAGGAGTTACTGTCGGAGAGGGAGCTGTTGTTGCAGCAGGTGCCATCGTAACAGAAGATGTACCTCCAAACACTGTTGTTGCAGGTACGCCGGCACGTGTGATCAAGGAAATCGATGAGAAGACAAAAGGAAAAACAGAAATTAAGCAAGAGCTTCGTAAACTTAATGACGAATAA
- a CDS encoding mechanosensitive ion channel family protein, whose amino-acid sequence MNEEERDPLIDTEVVVETVTGISLYDYGIAAGIFILFIVFRKIFTRYLFRVILKYSDRAKTDVLHNILMAFKSPLQLFFVIIGIYLALLYLPLPDGFNQPMIRIFRTLVIIMMAWGLFNLSSTSSTLFVKVGRKLDIELDQILLPFLSKLVRFAIVAMALSIIASEWGYDVNGFVAGLGLGGLAFALAAQNTLSNFFGGVVIITEKPFTIGDWISSPSVEGIVEDITFRSTKIRTFAHSLVVVPNATLANEPIQNWSKMGKRQITFKLGVTYSTSRDKMETCVDRIKMLLRESEHVDQELILVRFESFGQSSLDIFVYFFTKTTAWEEYLEIKEQINLDIMRILEEEGVQIAFPTRSLHVKHEEVSEEKKHEFLEREY is encoded by the coding sequence ATGAATGAGGAAGAAAGAGATCCCTTAATCGACACCGAAGTCGTTGTTGAGACAGTAACGGGTATTTCCCTGTACGATTACGGTATAGCCGCTGGGATTTTTATATTGTTTATAGTCTTCAGGAAGATTTTTACCCGGTATTTATTCCGGGTTATCCTAAAATATTCCGACCGTGCGAAAACGGATGTTCTCCATAATATTCTTATGGCGTTCAAGAGTCCGCTCCAACTGTTCTTTGTCATCATCGGAATATATCTGGCCCTTCTTTACCTTCCGCTTCCGGATGGGTTTAACCAGCCGATGATACGGATCTTCAGAACCCTCGTTATTATTATGATGGCTTGGGGCCTGTTTAACCTTTCATCGACGTCATCCACACTGTTTGTAAAAGTAGGCCGGAAACTGGATATTGAACTCGATCAGATCCTCCTGCCCTTTTTATCCAAGCTGGTCAGGTTTGCGATTGTTGCCATGGCGCTCAGTATCATCGCCAGTGAGTGGGGCTATGACGTAAACGGCTTTGTAGCCGGTCTTGGTCTCGGGGGACTTGCCTTTGCCCTCGCTGCGCAAAATACGCTCAGCAACTTCTTCGGAGGTGTTGTAATCATCACGGAGAAGCCGTTTACGATCGGCGACTGGATCAGCTCACCGAGCGTTGAGGGAATTGTAGAGGACATTACGTTCAGAAGTACGAAAATCCGGACATTCGCCCATTCCCTTGTAGTCGTGCCAAATGCCACACTTGCCAATGAACCGATCCAGAACTGGTCGAAGATGGGGAAAAGGCAGATTACATTCAAGCTTGGGGTCACGTATTCTACTTCTCGTGACAAGATGGAAACATGTGTGGACCGGATTAAGATGCTTCTCAGAGAAAGCGAGCATGTGGATCAGGAGTTGATCCTTGTGCGTTTTGAATCCTTTGGCCAGAGCAGTCTGGACATTTTTGTTTATTTCTTTACGAAAACAACAGCCTGGGAAGAATACCTGGAAATCAAAGAACAAATCAACCTTGATATTATGAGAATTCTTGAAGAGGAAGGAGTTCAAATCGCCTTTCCAACCCGGAGCCTTCATGTTAAGCACGAAGAGGTGTCTGAAGAAAAAAAGCATGAATTTCTTGAACGGGAATATTAA
- a CDS encoding potassium channel family protein, translated as MKKQFAIIGLGRFGSSVCKELHRMNHDVLAIDKDKHKVNELKNHATHTMVADGTDETVMSKAGIRNFDHVIVAIGEDIQASILCTLILKDFDIKQVWVKAQNDHHHKVLEKIGADKVFHPESDMGERIAEFLTSEKVIDYIDLSDEFSIVETLATEKVKGKSLADLDIRAKYGCTIIAIKQKNKVDVTPHPEDRLNPGDILVVIGHKNDLRRFQKEGL; from the coding sequence ATGAAAAAACAGTTTGCCATTATTGGCCTGGGGCGCTTTGGTTCTAGTGTGTGTAAAGAACTCCATCGTATGAATCACGACGTTCTGGCTATCGATAAAGATAAGCATAAAGTAAATGAGCTTAAAAATCATGCTACTCACACAATGGTTGCCGACGGTACCGATGAAACCGTGATGAGTAAAGCCGGAATTCGCAATTTTGATCACGTGATTGTGGCCATTGGCGAGGACATTCAGGCAAGTATTCTCTGCACTTTGATTCTGAAAGACTTCGATATCAAACAGGTGTGGGTAAAAGCCCAAAACGACCATCACCATAAAGTGCTGGAGAAAATCGGGGCTGATAAGGTCTTCCACCCGGAATCGGATATGGGAGAGCGTATTGCAGAGTTCCTTACATCGGAGAAGGTTATTGACTACATCGATTTATCCGACGAATTCAGTATCGTTGAAACGCTTGCCACCGAAAAAGTAAAAGGCAAGTCTCTGGCTGATCTTGATATCCGTGCCAAGTACGGCTGTACGATCATTGCCATCAAGCAAAAGAATAAAGTTGATGTGACCCCTCACCCGGAAGACAGGCTCAACCCGGGAGATATTCTCGTAGTGATCGGCCATAAAAACGACCTTCGCAGGTTTCAAAAAGAAGGACTCTAA
- a CDS encoding ATP-binding cassette domain-containing protein → MFAVEIKNVLKRFSSGDRMNVLFNDLNFTVQEGELVVVQGKNGAGKSTLLNMIAAMTPPNKGTVSVFGQDLLSLTRRPEWRMETIGYITDACCLIPYLTAKQNLLMGVPSDDPAYERVEKQAVALLLELGLNEQVINENVEGLDVKDQMLATIGRIFMTEPKLILADEPTKALDGCEGIEILERLLSFSRRKGTTVIMVSNENHFIDQADRTFRMDNGRVIPLEPRERAL, encoded by the coding sequence ATGTTTGCTGTAGAAATCAAAAACGTCCTGAAGCGGTTCTCCAGCGGGGATCGGATGAACGTGTTGTTTAATGACCTGAACTTCACTGTACAGGAAGGTGAACTGGTTGTCGTACAGGGGAAAAATGGGGCCGGAAAGTCTACGCTCCTCAACATGATTGCTGCCATGACGCCGCCAAACAAAGGAACAGTCAGCGTTTTTGGACAGGACCTTTTGTCTCTTACCAGGCGTCCGGAGTGGAGGATGGAAACCATCGGCTATATTACAGACGCCTGCTGTCTTATACCCTATTTAACAGCTAAACAGAACCTGCTCATGGGAGTGCCGTCAGATGATCCGGCATACGAGCGGGTTGAGAAGCAGGCTGTCGCTCTCCTTTTGGAACTTGGTCTTAATGAGCAGGTGATAAATGAGAATGTGGAAGGTCTTGATGTTAAAGATCAGATGCTTGCCACAATCGGCCGGATTTTCATGACCGAACCAAAGCTTATTTTAGCCGATGAACCGACAAAAGCCCTGGACGGCTGTGAGGGCATAGAAATTCTGGAACGCCTTCTTTCTTTTTCCAGAAGAAAAGGGACCACGGTGATTATGGTGAGTAATGAAAACCATTTTATTGATCAGGCTGACAGAACGTTTCGTATGGATAACGGCCGGGTTATCCCCCTGGAACCGAGGGAACGGGCCTTGTAG
- a CDS encoding Hsp20/alpha crystallin family protein, with amino-acid sequence MEDFKNNRRTPKPIHEKPIGDILSSIDGFFQDTIKQISTPRAINVYEYETKREYVIEAELPGVKKNQISIDIYHNYIRIAVNDHGVSETRNEKKGYVSQSRKFQRAERTISLPFYVNESEVKATLKDGLLVIRIPNRRKRIQVD; translated from the coding sequence ATGGAGGATTTTAAAAACAACCGCAGGACACCTAAACCGATTCACGAAAAACCCATAGGTGACATTCTGAGCTCGATTGACGGTTTTTTTCAGGATACGATAAAACAGATAAGTACCCCGCGTGCCATCAACGTGTATGAATATGAAACAAAGCGTGAGTACGTCATTGAAGCAGAGCTTCCCGGTGTGAAAAAAAATCAGATTTCCATTGATATTTATCACAATTACATCCGGATTGCAGTAAATGACCATGGAGTTTCAGAAACCCGTAACGAAAAGAAAGGTTACGTCTCTCAAAGCCGCAAGTTTCAGCGGGCAGAGCGCACAATCAGCCTTCCTTTTTATGTAAATGAAAGTGAAGTGAAAGCAACGCTGAAAGACGGCCTGCTCGTAATCCGGATTCCCAACCGCCGGAAACGGATCCAGGTTGATTAA
- a CDS encoding YppG family protein, with amino-acid sequence MYPEEQRWQTHPRPWHQSGQTQYQGQWEQPQSYVHHPFPEPGGYSHSGWQAPQQQGWYHGSPHQGNYQGYGQQPYGGSYYPHQYGQYGYQPQSKFGGILSTFQGKDGKFDFNKAFVTVDQVMKTANQISPLMKQVGSFFTNFTP; translated from the coding sequence ATGTACCCAGAAGAGCAACGCTGGCAGACACACCCACGTCCCTGGCACCAGTCAGGGCAGACGCAGTACCAAGGTCAGTGGGAGCAGCCCCAGTCGTACGTGCACCATCCTTTCCCGGAGCCCGGAGGCTACAGCCATTCAGGGTGGCAGGCCCCTCAACAGCAAGGCTGGTATCACGGATCCCCCCATCAGGGGAACTACCAAGGCTACGGCCAGCAGCCATACGGAGGCAGCTATTACCCGCACCAGTACGGCCAATACGGGTACCAGCCCCAGTCAAAATTCGGCGGTATTTTATCCACCTTCCAGGGAAAAGACGGAAAGTTTGATTTTAACAAAGCGTTCGTCACCGTGGACCAGGTGATGAAAACCGCAAACCAGATCAGCCCCCTCATGAAACAAGTAGGAAGCTTTTTTACAAACTTCACCCCTTAG
- the nfsA gene encoding oxygen-insensitive NADPH nitroreductase, with protein MNSTIETLLNHRSIRKFTQKPLTREQIETIVESAQMASTSSFIQAYTIIGVKDEAKKAKLAELAGNQPYVEHNGHFFVFCADLHRHKTAGSMENTDVTASIESTEKFLVAAVDAALAAQNAVIAAESMELGICYIGGLRNDIEAVGELLNLPDYVIPVFGLAVGEPAAESSIKPRLPLTHIYHEDSYERNEKAFTKGLEEYNSTISAYYDLRTAGKRKDRWTEQMAGMLKEPKRLHMKGYLEKKGFMKH; from the coding sequence TTGAATTCAACGATTGAAACCTTGTTAAATCACCGTTCGATCCGTAAATTTACACAAAAACCGCTCACCCGTGAACAAATCGAGACCATTGTTGAAAGTGCACAGATGGCATCTACTTCTAGCTTTATTCAAGCCTATACCATTATTGGAGTGAAAGACGAGGCTAAAAAAGCCAAACTTGCCGAACTTGCCGGCAATCAGCCTTATGTTGAACACAACGGACACTTCTTTGTATTCTGTGCCGACCTCCACCGTCATAAGACAGCAGGCAGTATGGAAAACACCGATGTTACGGCATCGATTGAAAGTACCGAAAAATTCCTGGTCGCGGCCGTCGATGCTGCCCTCGCAGCCCAGAATGCCGTGATTGCTGCTGAATCAATGGAACTTGGAATCTGCTACATCGGGGGTCTTCGAAATGATATTGAAGCTGTAGGAGAATTACTGAACCTTCCGGATTATGTAATCCCTGTATTCGGACTGGCTGTAGGGGAGCCTGCAGCAGAATCCAGTATTAAACCGCGTCTGCCTCTTACACATATTTATCACGAAGACAGCTACGAACGAAATGAAAAAGCTTTCACGAAGGGGCTTGAGGAATATAACAGCACCATTTCTGCCTACTACGACCTCCGTACTGCCGGTAAACGAAAAGACCGCTGGACCGAGCAGATGGCCGGCATGCTAAAAGAGCCGAAGCGCCTTCATATGAAGGGCTACCTTGAGAAAAAAGGCTTTATGAAGCATTGA
- a CDS encoding class I SAM-dependent DNA methyltransferase: MGREFVDLFERWAESYDETVHGVDEEYKEVFSNYNVILQAVANAAGGTVVEFGVGTGNLTSVLKAKGLRVTGVEPSGKMRLIAMEKHPDVPIIEGDFLDYPSIEGGVDTFVSTYAFHHLTDTEKKIAAKRYFESLNRGGKVVFADTMFIDDTAKQRMIKQAEKQEFFNLAQDLRTEYYTTIPVLSEIFREAGFDVEFTSLNPYVWLMSAVKKTQ, from the coding sequence ATGGGACGTGAATTTGTTGATCTGTTCGAACGGTGGGCCGAGTCTTATGATGAGACGGTACATGGCGTTGATGAAGAGTATAAAGAGGTTTTCTCGAATTATAATGTTATTCTCCAGGCTGTAGCAAATGCCGCAGGCGGTACAGTGGTTGAGTTTGGTGTGGGTACCGGAAACCTCACTTCTGTTCTAAAGGCTAAAGGTCTTCGTGTAACCGGGGTGGAACCTTCAGGCAAAATGCGTTTGATTGCCATGGAAAAACATCCGGATGTGCCAATCATTGAAGGAGACTTTCTTGACTACCCTTCCATTGAAGGAGGCGTCGACACCTTTGTTTCCACCTATGCTTTTCATCATTTAACCGATACAGAGAAAAAAATTGCAGCAAAGCGTTACTTTGAGTCACTCAACCGTGGCGGAAAAGTCGTATTCGCTGATACAATGTTTATAGATGACACCGCAAAACAGCGTATGATCAAACAGGCGGAAAAACAGGAGTTCTTTAACCTTGCCCAGGATCTTCGTACGGAATACTACACGACGATTCCGGTATTGTCCGAAATTTTTCGGGAGGCAGGGTTTGATGTGGAATTTACTTCCCTCAATCCTTATGTCTGGCTCATGAGTGCGGTGAAGAAGACCCAATAA
- a CDS encoding S-ribosylhomocysteine lyase translates to MTKKMNVESFNLDHTKVAAPYIRLAGTTEGANGDTIYKYDIRFCQPNKEHMDMPGLHSLEHMMAEFSRNHHGQIVDISPMGCQTGFYLSVINDKSYDAIIDLVEKTLNDVLVADEVPACNEVQCGWAASHSLEGAKEIAELMLSRKDEWTTVFAEENR, encoded by the coding sequence ATGACAAAGAAAATGAACGTAGAAAGTTTCAACCTGGACCACACGAAAGTAGCGGCACCTTATATCCGTCTGGCGGGTACTACAGAAGGAGCAAATGGAGACACGATCTACAAATACGACATCCGTTTCTGCCAGCCAAACAAGGAACATATGGATATGCCCGGACTTCATTCACTTGAGCACATGATGGCAGAGTTCAGCCGGAACCACCACGGACAGATCGTTGACATCTCACCAATGGGATGCCAGACAGGGTTTTACCTTAGCGTGATTAATGACAAGAGCTACGATGCGATTATTGACCTTGTTGAAAAAACGCTCAATGACGTCCTCGTGGCAGATGAAGTTCCAGCCTGCAACGAAGTCCAGTGCGGATGGGCTGCTTCTCACTCCCTCGAAGGAGCAAAAGAGATTGCTGAGCTTATGCTTTCCCGCAAAGATGAGTGGACAACTGTTTTTGCTGAAGAAAACCGTTAA